Within Topomyia yanbarensis strain Yona2022 chromosome 2, ASM3024719v1, whole genome shotgun sequence, the genomic segment cttaaaaatacaaaatatttaatatttagaaaatttacttcgTATGCTCTAAAAcgcaatatcgcccacaacttctacaaaacaaaatgttttgtaactaaaacacattggataacgggtttcacataatttgaggtacacaacgagaggcagcgctatatgtctaatagaagcggagaaaaagggattccgccaacttaccacaaccgccaactagcccggCCTCCCCTACAAGAAATatccgtagaactgaagttattgcaattgttctgatCGGATTTCACTGGAGCAGTATtgtcagagacattttcagttatcggtgaaaaattatataATATTACAAGACAACGAAGATATGTCTTCAAATATtgatgaaaactgataaattttgtCAATGTAGACTGCTTTCGGCTATCTTTTCTGCCCAAtcgaactattgaaaactttgcaggagatgtgtattaaggatcGGTTTGTAAAAATTGAACAGCTTCTCACACTGCTAAAcaagcatctatcttgatcaaaacaggttatgcgtgtttctttactctaacacttttaagaaaaaaggttttggaaccatatatgatctagaaaaatattaggtatgaaaggttcgttttatccatattattcatattatttatcttttgaatttatttttttggttttattcatattatttatcatTTTCTTAAATTGTTATTTGCCTcaattcatacattttattcagtttcttcattttattatttcggaTTAGTCAGTTCTTTTTATTATTGGACGACAGTTTAATTTACTCTCttgatttcataatttttttaatattgtctaattttcatttgagctaactgaatgaataacttttttattggtttgcttcataattattttaaatttttatttgttatattatttttctttaattaattctgtttattcgaagtgttattcgtgcaggactcaaaactgtgcttatctcacatctagttgcttgccaactttgcgtgtgttcggcaaactaatgaataatcAACAGTGACATATCACatatgtaagaaatgtctcatctcactgataggtggattaaatcggtttttatttcatttttaatgagtgttgaaaataaaaatgacTATTAATTGACCGGTAGGTGGGCCTGCCACGGTGCCAGTATCCTGTTTGCCGTTGTATTTCCGATACTAGGTCATATTTCTGAGGACTCATCACTTTTCGAGATCCTGAAATTCTTTTGAATGTTAAATGGTAGTACAATAATGCTTGGAATATTTATTTAAACCCACCCAACTCAAAGTACACTTTCCCAGTGCGGTATGCGGTTGATAAACTTTACAACTCTATCGAAGATGTCATCGCACTACATGTGCTTGCTTTAAAGAAATATCAGTTAAAATCTCAGAACTAAACGAAAATATCGAATAGCATGCTTGACTTTCATGTCTCCCCTCTAGATGCATAGATCTTCTTTTGTTAGAAATGTAATCTCAGGTGTGCTATTACGACAAACTGTTTATTAACATTGTACTTCCACTAACGGAATTCCCCTCAAATTCCTGCTTTAGTTGGAAATCCAAACTGTATTGATGATCCTTCTAGGTATTTTCAACATCAGAAAAATCCCATGCGCGATGATAACCGATTTCAACTGGAAGCAATGCATTTGCCACCATGAGGAAGGTACCTACTCGTAAACCATTTGTTTTGAAACGTAAAATGCTAAACAACGAACGCGTTCAAATGCCAGTGCCATTGATAAGACGGACTTTCACACACATCTTAATAATAATGATTAACTACATAGTCGTTCCAATCACATGGTATAAAAGCTCGTTCCTTACCAACCCGATGCATCAGAATCCTTTCAACTTTACTCATCAGTGCAACAGTACAAAAATAATGAAGTCACTTGTTTGTTTGGCTTTTGTAGTGAGCATCCTAGCTGTCGTTAGTTGTGCTCCGTCGTATGGTTTCGGCGGTTCCGGATCGGCTGCCAACGCTGGTGCCCAATCGTTTAATCATAACATGGTTGGAGGACATGGCCACGGTCACGGCCAAGGTCACGGACACTTCGGTGGTGGCGGAATGTCCGGTTCAGCGGCCAGTGCTGGATCACAGTCGTTTACTCAAGGGGGCTTCGGGCCCCACGGTGGGCATGGTGGTGGTGCAATGAGCGGATCGGCGGCACATGCTGACTCACATAGTTTCAGCCATGGAGGAGGTGGCTTTGGACCGGGATCCGGAAGCATGAGTGGATCGGCGGCCAACGCGGGATCACACACGTTTAGCGGGTAATGGCGCATTACGTATGTGTTTGTTGAAGTGTATTCATCCGATTCGGATCGGGAAAATAGCGAAAAAGTCGTTGTCTAGTTAagttttaaaatgcaaaaacaacCGAAATTCACTTAGGAAACGACCAATGATAACCTTGACTGAAAAATTAGATAGGAAATAATACCAGGCTGCCTATAacagaataaaatatattttatactaaGATAAACACAATCGATTGTATTTTTGCCCCATTAGTAGGAATTTTCcgttttttcaggtaatcattgaaaatattcaagcttcgttgcagtcggcTGCAGTTAATTCGAAGACTCCTACCTGTGGCAGAGATgctcacagaaaagtgacttttttaCAGCGCTTgacccttgagggacgcctgctttgtCTTATTAAAGTAATtagtagcttattagatttacaattctgataagatacCTGTAATGTACGATGGGTaaggataatttttaattacttttttatgtaaattggaaaattgaaatcccacagtTTGGAAATTAtgcctttgtgccaaacactgtcgaaagcttttttgaTGTCTTGAacagcaactccagtggaatattTGCCTTTACCATGTTAGTTACTCAAACTAGTtaatgagtagttgaatgtccaattcGATACCTAAActgctgatttttttaaataatttacgAATAGAAGAAAGTAAACTGATTGGGCGATAGAAATGCTGTTTCTTAGGAACAAAGCCAAAAGAGTAACGAGTTGATCAAACCTGACTGGATGTAGATTAGCTCCTGTCATGTCATCAACCTGGTTGCTGCGGGCATCCTTGCCTACCGTGGTTCGAAAACCCACTGACTACATGCAAATCAGCTATCTTTCACCGACAGCCCCCCTCGAGCGCCGTTCTGGTTTTAAATGTTCGTCAAAAAACACTCACGCCTCAAATTTTCCCATTTCCCGCACAGAACACACCCATCATTTTTATGTTCTTCCGCGtatatgtatgtaataaaagaaTCACTCGAATGAAGTGGCGTGGGTCGCACAAACAAGCCTAGATACACAACGATCAGTGACGCCGGCGAGGATGGGTTCGCCCTCCAGCCGGGTTCTCATTATACCATCCCATCCAAACCGAATGAAACGAAGCAGAACCCGGCAGAACGGAGGTAACGCGACCGCCGTAAGTACACAGCAAGCTCGCAGGCAGAACAGGCCAATCCTCGTTTCGTCGTCGGGGCGGAGAGAGAGTGAGAAATCGACTCAGTCTATCTTTAGGTAACCACGCCGTTTCGAACAGGACCGCAGCACCAGCAGCTGGCAGCTCGGCTGCTGTTCGTCAGTTTGCACGCTGCTTTCGGTTGTCGTTTCATTTTATGGGTGGAAGGCGGTGCCGCACACAGCTGATAGAGCATTCGTTGTGTACAATTAAGTGCACTGCGGGAAAAGTCGTCGTAATATTTGCTGATGGTAGAGAAAAATATTTACCAGTTATTTTCTACAGTCCCGTTGATTCGACATGGTATGATATAAAACTCGATAAAAGTTTTTCGGTTGCCAACTGCCGCAAACGATGAACCCACCGGAAGGGGGTAGTCGTGCGGATCGAAGGCCATACCCCTATTGTCATCGGTGCGCGGCTTGGAAGCGTGTGTGAGCGTGGCTTTCCAATGCTCGTGGGCTGAGAAACGGGGCGGACCAGGGAGGGATTTTCATGCTTGCTGCGCTCGGCCTGACGTGAGCCACGCGACTTTCGGCCGACGCCGGTCGGCGGTGCTTGGAGTGATTAAAATATGTGGGCGTGTATGGGATTCGGAAATGATTGAATTGAGGCAGTCCCACCTGACTTCTGGCGGGAACAGGAGCGCAGCAATACGAAGCGTCACGATCGGTTTCGATGGCAGGCGGTTTTGTGCAGTTCGTGCGGTAATCGAAGAGTGATATATAATGTGAAGCGGTCAAAATGAAATGATAATTTAGGGACACATAGACAGCCGGTATACACATATTTGCCCCACGCTCTATGGGACTCTCTAATACATGGGACAAATAAGCGTATAACGGCAGTAGTGCGATTATCCCAATATAGCCATGTTTATATTGGTACAATACTAATTTTAATCAAGACAGCGCTTGACATGGTGTTGAGAGAATTGAGGCGCTTGATTCGAACGATTGCTTTGTTCAAACATGAAGACggtaaattattgttttttttctgaattagttatgaaatATACGGTTcgaattcgtctcatcagaacccgacaccaacttagtgccaagactaagctagcgccggaatGATGTTAGCTTCAAAAACGGAAACACGTGATTTTTCTGCTAGGGGGTGTCTCGTTGTTTTCTGTAGCTTGTTGCGGAGGTTTTGGTAGATTTTTGAAAAGCACCTAATATCCGTTGCCATGATGTCTTTCGATCAGAgtcgactttttttgttttaacaggtagggtgatgagcctactTTCACCCTATTATGCAACGATCCGCACTAAAAATTGAATAACCTCAAATTGAAGTGATGTTGTCAATATCCTTTCACACAATAAAGAATCAGTAAACTATTTCGTACACCTTTATATATTACATAATTAACAAACATCACGCAATATTTAGTATAAATGAcaataaattttcttttctGTGTACCTATTCTGACTGCATGAATTCAATTATCGTCACATTTGTGTTCATATTTTCACCACATCGAATAAAGACTTGGTTGGGTCGCACTAAATAATACTTCGTTGCGTCGATTATACCTAGTATGGACGCATTCGTATGATTTCTAAAAAGAATCTTTCTACTTTTACCACCCCatcaaaacaaacataaaaatcACACATATTAATaaagattaataataaaatccacttgttttgaagtcatgctgcttctttagttaataacttttctcagcgaattttcacaaacttataatgttccacgaatgtattcagtagaagaatacctttagaaatatatagttttctcatgaattgattgatgaggtgatttttacctttctcatataaagaaaggctatgcaatcactgtaaaaatcgactttttaaccgaggcccggagggccgagtgttatacaccattcgattcagttcatcgagatcggcaaatgtgtgtgtgtgtatgtatgtgtgtgtatgtgtgtgtgtcatttaaactcacgcaattttctcagagatggcagaaccgattttcgcaaacttagtttcatctgaaaggtataacgctcccataagctgctattgaatttttagttgatccgacttccggttccggagttacgggttatgGAGTgcaatcacatagaaaactccgattcaaaccgataccgcgatgaatgcaaaaacgtgctcttatatatacttaccaagtgtaataagaatgaaagacatttccataatgttatattgtacgaaccagctattaaatcatagtttggagaaatgagaaaggcacaattgcacctctaggtggattaaaacaggtttttaagaatttatttttaattttaactaattttccatactaatttccatataaactttgaaatttttggagggtctgtagacacaaccgatcggtaccaaaaatttgcacaattactaagagccgtaaaaggaatcagtagagcctggtggagctaaaagtcaaaaattgaaccagtccagTGGATAGTGACTATCTACTAGCAGAAAATAATGATTTCTCGTTACGCGAACTAGCTCAAATAAACACAACTAGTTTACTTTTTCCCTTTTGTATTAACGACTTAGTGTGAGCCAatctcgggtcatgggagcaccccccgttttggcaaattgccaaaacccttgattttcttttgatcatatctcctgTTCTATTTACtcgagaatcaaaccacaagatggcttttgaagaaaattgttcaaggagtctataaaaaatattattttctgccgacagtgttgccaactatgcattTGCGTTTTTAccatgaaaattatgaaaattactcaaaatttttCTTGAGAAGGGTCCtcagttttattaaaatttaagaGAGAGCGTTCAATTTCGCATCCAATGACCTATTTACtatcaaaatcggttgcaaAATGGcagtttcattattttttccaatttagaaacttgctcgcatgaactcttaaggaGTTAGTGAGATATTGTTTCGCATTATAAGatgctataattatatcttccgttattttttccaatttcaagCTCAAAGTTCACatacatacttttgaatgtatatacgtaatcgagcaaaaaagatcttttcgttgaaaattttatatgagactgtccccttaaaagtttatgcgagcaagtttccaatttggaaaaaaactatgccagttttcaaccgattttgatcacaAATAGGTCGTTGGAAGCGGAATTAATTACTAATGTACTATTTAAACACAGAGGCTTGCTAATAAAAATATaaagcaattttcatatttttaatgaaaaaatcgcaaaataatgggTACTTGTACCACaaccgcatagtacttttaacaaaagtacATAACATAGTATACCATTGTAAAggtaatttcttcttcttttcaaaaCAATGAACACTTAAAATCTGAAAAATGGCCGCGCAGAACATTTTTCGTGCAGAAAATcctgaaaaatgtttttgcctttctcatataaagaaaggctatgcaatcactccaaaaatcgtttttccaaccgaggcccgggtgtcatatatcattcgattcagttaatcgagatcgcaaaatgtctgtgtgtatgtatgtgtgtgtcaaaataaagttactcaattttctcagagatggctcaaccgatttgcacaaactcagtttcaaattaacggtataacgctcccataagacgctattgaatttttagttgatcggacttccggttccggagttacgggttgaaaagtgcggccacacagcaaattcccatataaactggtaaccctatgatgtccgaatgatgtaatacatattcaaatacgttcaacattacttggatttgcgggtctagatcactgatggccaattaaagtaattttgaccacattggttacctatgacggatcttgatgccccctgggaactcgccaagttcccgagctaatgccatacctattttccagcaaacccctaaccgatgtttacaaacatgatttcaaatgaaagatataatacaccaaattctttttttgcacgggggatgcgttccgtgcaaaaaaaaccttgtaaaaaaaatccgtgttatttcgagaaaccgtgcaaaaaaaaatccgtgttaaaaaaaaatccgtgttattttgagaaaccgtgtaaaaaaatccgtgctatttgagaaaccgtgcaaaaaaaatctggttttttttattaacagctatttggttatagtatttaacaatgaatattgttggacattttaaatgcacaagggggctgtcaatgtgcccagaagaagtttttcaatttttcgagtttttttttagaaaaatgtaagtttttttattcgttaaaaCAAGCTATTTAGAGTTTGTCaactttttgtagattacattgtgctacagtgattttgaacttttaaaatgaactagtataGCAAATGCGATACAAAATAATGCACACacgaaattttgaagcaaaaaaaaaacattttttgggaccttcgccacaacaaaattagttaaagggcgaacacgaaattattgcgacacattcgaCAGAGTATaactttttaccattgggtaaaaatcaaccaaattttgcattgGCCCtatcttgtatattgaatcttatttctagtcttaagataactgtaaactttcttttcttttgtaaaaaaaaatatttcaacattgtaacctcctagttttaagatatccaaaatgtagaaacaaaagaatttggcaccgccaagctaacgcatttgtgcctatcaaataaacgaaatgaataaaaaaaaccaaattttgcacactttttcattgatgtgtattgtttacatgctgtcaaactcgaagtcgtgtttttcgattcaacgaaaatggaggtgaaccaacgcgagtcgagagaacaaattctttccaaacacctggaatttcctgacctgttgcaccggcagttgggaaaaatgttgaacattcaccattcaaccgtctccagagtattgaagcggttccaggagcggttgacgttggaccacggcaaaggagctggaagaaaaccgggaccggagaacaaaaagacggagggaaaggtgaagcggatgattaaagcaaatcccaacgtctcaagccgtgatttggctaaaaagatcagcatgtcgcagagctacgtccagaatgcaaagaagagagctggactacatacatacaaggtacagaacttcccaaaccgggatgagcggcaacaatcgacggctaaaactcgggcacggaagctctacgagaagatgctgacaaaatatggctgctgtctgatggacgacgaaacgtatataaaagccgattttaagcaaattccggggttggagtttttcaccggcaagagcaagttctatgtggacgacaaatttaagaagaagaaaatgtcgaagttcgcctccaaatatctcatttggcaggccatctgctcttgcggactgaggagtgagtcTTTCGTGaaaaagggcacagtaaatggcgagatctacaaatctgagtgcctcgagaagcgccttttgccgttcttgcagcagcacgacgaagctccgctattttggccagatttggcatcatgccactattctaaaagtgtcctggagtggtatgaggccaattctgtccattttgttccaaaggacatgaatccgccaaactgtccggagttgCGCCCGGtaatgaagcgggaacttcggaagagcaagaagacagtcaaagacgagaaggacatgttaagaaaatggaaaaaaactgagaaactggtaccggatgacactgtaaagactttgatggagggcatcaagcgaaaatgcgttcaatttcacactcaaggctccatcgattaacttttcttttgatttttgaagtaaatatatgtataaaactaccctaaaattttggtttgattttaaacattataagaaaattggcatgacattttcggtgtcgcaataatttcgtgttcgccctttacgttgtcattttcagccgattttcggttttgtaacattttttgaacgaagaaaactagacctttcgaacagtatgctgtcatatacagtttggtaagaaacattgttcgattctgggacaacaatatcaaaattgtcattttttcgattttttcatgtaaatggttATTTTCTTATTAAAGGAACTTTtgtgaaatgtaaaaaaaatcattttgatacaaagactcttgcgcaattgaaatgtcagaaattgtcaattttcaactgCCTAAATCTTGATTGgcttttacttaattaaatactctttcctgaaaagtgacagcatttgccattttgcaattttgacagaccccttctttccatttaaaatttccaaaactgcaccttgattaaaaattctttcctgaaaagttgaaaaattcgctaTTTTCCACTTAGCGAATCTTGTTTTTTTAACGACTGCAATCTATGCCTTGGTGAATATCGGTCCGTCCCACGaggcaaactttgcaaaatcgtacgaaataacgactatctgccaattaaacaccgatcttcaggaggacgataaagttttgtgcctgtgtgtctcaaaaagtgtgatgtcCTTTAATTTGTCTTCTTCTAAAAATTATTCTCCTGCCAGCGCGTTTGAGTCGTCTATATCTATACTAAaccaatttagaattagaaccgCCTTTTGTCTTGTTCCTATTCTTCTCTTTCGTCTcataggtctgaagcggatcaatcgactattaataaatatgataaaagatgccaCAAGTATTGGCCCTTACTCgcaaatactttattcactacaactgtgctatatttcttctcgatcttataacagaatttgaaaatctctgttctgaatagtcgatattggtagttgttatgATACATTAGGCAAATATGCTAGAGTAGCGACAATATTTTTAAGTTCCATAGATACAATCAcctttattggatacttcagaGTTATTCGCATCTGCTCTCGGAGACCACCAATCCTTCAAACGACTCCATCTGATCGAACCGAATGCACATTTCAACCACTGAGCATTCAACTCGAACATATCACACCGAGGAAGCGATTTGTTGTTTCCAAGAACCAAAGGTCGagtgaaacaatcaatattctcgcaggtgccagtcctgcacaccTTCTTGGAACCAGCTAACATACCCAAGTTCGACAGCTAGCAGAAGTCACATATATCGccacccaagcgaagtgatcaaCTCACTTGCAAGTCGGACTACTCATCCacaaaccagtcatgaacacatccgtaccaacgagaatggatcatGCCAGACAAAGGCCACAGGTCCAGCACCAACTTGTTCCATCTCAGTAAAAAAATAGACTTGTGCCTGCCCCTAACTCTTTGAAAGCTCTATTTAATCAGAGATCACTAATTGATtgataaaaagaaacatcagtcgttatctactcagaccaaacaatacgtattgcgtatccctgcatactaaaatctccgctatcagtttctagcttatcaaactgaacaagcaaaattaatatactttgtgcagtggcactacccgggggaacttggccatataccaattgctccattgccaatgcgatgtgatatataaaccggaatattatttgatgatatctaaaaagcatacaatcctataaaaaccattgcccaacattattggttttcaactaccataacttgaattttgattaacaactcttttcctaaaattgaaaaatacgcaatttttacacattggcagatcatctccatttgcattgcaaatatccaatgccatttattttcagctgccgttactaaatgcctatttaaaaaacctgttttaatccacctagcggtgcaattgtgcctttctcaatcatgaatcacgagaatgtgtgcgttgtttatattcattaaaagtttttaaatgcatatattacattttattattgtacatcacatgacaactatttacaggaaaataaatcattattcgagttctaaaattttgaagaagaaaaaacagccacggtaatattgaactgaaaaaaggtgcgaaatcggcaaagtcccaaaaagtcgattttcacaaaaaaattttttttcgggataacataaaatctcgacgtttcatgcattttaaagatgtttggcatcaaaaatacgaattcgatttctgaaatttcatggggtcctccctttgaaaaaataatttgagcTCCGGctaatatgggaatttcatatgtgaccggacgatttagtctatatttccggccccatataagcgatccgtacgaaattttataaacatctttggggatactatagctatcatttgggactaagtttgtgaaaatcggcccaaccatttccgggaaactgatgtgagttcgtaaattt encodes:
- the LOC131679632 gene encoding uncharacterized protein LOC131679632; the encoded protein is MINYIVVPITWYKSSFLTNPMHQNPFNFTHQCNSTKIMKSLVCLAFVVSILAVVSCAPSYGFGGSGSAANAGAQSFNHNMVGGHGHGHGQGHGHFGGGGMSGSAASAGSQSFTQGGFGPHGGHGGGAMSGSAAHADSHSFSHGGGGFGPGSGSMSGSAANAGSHTFSG